Proteins encoded within one genomic window of Thunnus maccoyii chromosome 22, fThuMac1.1, whole genome shotgun sequence:
- the lgi2a gene encoding leucine-rich repeat LGI family member 2a isoform X1 encodes MVQGVNARCHLPRSVLSANLTHASPARKMLPTLKIWALFSVSLCCLSQPGHMKKAFRCPSTCSCSKESIICVGSSYVPRISPNDINSLSIVNGTFSEVKEAMFSHMSSLQLLLLNSNSLTTIRDDAFSGLPHLEYLFIESNKIETTSKYAFRGLRDLTHLSLANNNIKALPRDLFIDLDSLIELDLRGNAFECDCRAKWLMTWLKNTNATVSDVVCAGPEDLKDKRLNDMTSLHNECISTDFVLHQSVASESLSVDTFSYKNDVYVAIAAPSAESCMVFQWDHIEMNFRTYDNITGQSIVGCKSLVIQDQVFVIVAQLFGGSHIYKFDEDQSRFSKFQEIEVSKISKPNDIEAFQIGPDWFFVIADSSKAGLSTLYKWNDKGFYSYQSLHEWYRDTDAEFLDLDGKAHLILASRSQVPVIYQWSRSNQKFVLQGEIPNMEDVVAVKHFRIKEELYLAMTRYIGDSKVLRWGAKQFAEIQALPSRGSMILQPFVFKERYYLALGSDYTFSQIYLWDDDKKLFDRFKEVYIQAPRSFTVVSTDRRDFIFASSFKGNTQIFEHIIIDLSL; translated from the exons ATGGTGCAGGGTGTAAACGCGCGGTGCCATCTGCCTCGATCGGTGCTCTCAGCAAACCTCACACATGCAAGCCCGGCAAGAAAGATGCTGCCAACTCTTAAGATTTGGGCACTGTTTTCTGTGTCGCTGTGCTGTCTGTCTCAGCCGGGTCATATGAAGAAGGCTTTCCGATGTCCTTCAACATGCAGCTGCTCCAAGGAGTCTATTATTTGCGTCGGGTCCTCCTATGTCCCAAGGATTAGCCCCAACGACATCAATTCTTT GAGTATCGTCAATGGGACTTTCTCCGAGGTCAAAGAGGCAATGTTTTCTCACATGTCATCTCTTCAGCTACT GCTTCTGAATTCCAATTCTCTCACAACTATAAGGGATGATGCATTCTCAGGCCTTCCTCATCTGGAGTACCT GTTCATTGAGAGTAATAAGATAGAGACTACATCCAAATATGCCTTCAGAGGACTCAGGGACTTGACTCACTT GTCTTTGgcaaacaacaacatcaaagcCCTGCCCAGGGACCTCTTCATTGACCTGGACTCACTGATAGAGCT GGACCTGCGAGGCAATGCCTTTGAGTGTGACTGCCGTGCCAAATGGCTGATGACGTGGCTGAAGAACACCAATGCCACAGTGTCAGATGTCGTGTGTGCTGGACCTGAGGACTTGAAGGACAAGCGCCTCAATGATATGACCAGCCTGCACAATGAGTGTATCTCAACAG ATTTCGTCCTCCATCAGTCCGTGGCATCAGAGTCTCTGTCTGTTGACACATTCAGCTACAAAAATGATGTCTATGTGGCTATTGCTGCTCCCAGTGCAGAAAGCTGTATGGTTTTCCAATGGGACCACATAGAAATGAACTTCAGGACTTATGATAACATAACAG GTCAGTCCATTGTGGGTTGCAAGTCACTTGTCATCCAGGACCAGGTATTTGTCATTGTAGCTCAACTCTTTGGTGGCTCCCACATCTACAAGTTTGATGAGGATCAAAGCAGGTTCAGCAAGTTCCAGGAAATTGAGGTGTCCAAGATCTCCAAGCCCAACGACATTGAGGCATTCCAGATTGGCCCTGACTGGTTCTTTGTGATTGCTGACAGCTCAAAAGCAGGCCTGTCCACCCTCTACAAATGGAATGATAAGGGTTTTTATTCATACCAGTCGCTGCATGAGTGGTATCGTGACACAGATGCAGAGTTCTTGGACTTGGATGGGAAGGCCCATCTTATCTTGGCAAGCCGCTCACAGGTGCCTGTGATCTACCAGTGGAGCCGGAGCAACCAGAAGTTTGTCTTGCAGGGCGAGATCCCCAACATGGAGGATGTAGTAGCTGTGAAGCACTTCCGGATCAAGGAGGAACTCTACCTGGCTATGACACGCTATATTGGTGACTCCAAAGTTCTACGATGGGGTGCCAAACAGTTTGCAGAGATTCAGGCCTTACCTTCAAGAGGCTCCATGATTCTTCAGCCGTTCGTTTTCAAAGAACGTTACTACCTGGCACTGGGAAGTGATTACACCTTCTCACAGATCTACCTGTGGGATGATGACAAGAAACTCTTTGACCGCTTCAAGGAGGTGTACATCCAGGCACCACGGTCTTTCACCGTGGTTTCCACTGACCGTCGGGACTTCATCTTTGCCTCTAGCTTTAAGGGAAACACACAGATCTTTGAGCACATCATTATTGACTTGAGCTTGTGA
- the lgi2a gene encoding leucine-rich repeat LGI family member 2a isoform X2 — MKKAFRCPSTCSCSKESIICVGSSYVPRISPNDINSLSIVNGTFSEVKEAMFSHMSSLQLLLLNSNSLTTIRDDAFSGLPHLEYLFIESNKIETTSKYAFRGLRDLTHLSLANNNIKALPRDLFIDLDSLIELDLRGNAFECDCRAKWLMTWLKNTNATVSDVVCAGPEDLKDKRLNDMTSLHNECISTDFVLHQSVASESLSVDTFSYKNDVYVAIAAPSAESCMVFQWDHIEMNFRTYDNITGQSIVGCKSLVIQDQVFVIVAQLFGGSHIYKFDEDQSRFSKFQEIEVSKISKPNDIEAFQIGPDWFFVIADSSKAGLSTLYKWNDKGFYSYQSLHEWYRDTDAEFLDLDGKAHLILASRSQVPVIYQWSRSNQKFVLQGEIPNMEDVVAVKHFRIKEELYLAMTRYIGDSKVLRWGAKQFAEIQALPSRGSMILQPFVFKERYYLALGSDYTFSQIYLWDDDKKLFDRFKEVYIQAPRSFTVVSTDRRDFIFASSFKGNTQIFEHIIIDLSL, encoded by the exons ATGAAGAAGGCTTTCCGATGTCCTTCAACATGCAGCTGCTCCAAGGAGTCTATTATTTGCGTCGGGTCCTCCTATGTCCCAAGGATTAGCCCCAACGACATCAATTCTTT GAGTATCGTCAATGGGACTTTCTCCGAGGTCAAAGAGGCAATGTTTTCTCACATGTCATCTCTTCAGCTACT GCTTCTGAATTCCAATTCTCTCACAACTATAAGGGATGATGCATTCTCAGGCCTTCCTCATCTGGAGTACCT GTTCATTGAGAGTAATAAGATAGAGACTACATCCAAATATGCCTTCAGAGGACTCAGGGACTTGACTCACTT GTCTTTGgcaaacaacaacatcaaagcCCTGCCCAGGGACCTCTTCATTGACCTGGACTCACTGATAGAGCT GGACCTGCGAGGCAATGCCTTTGAGTGTGACTGCCGTGCCAAATGGCTGATGACGTGGCTGAAGAACACCAATGCCACAGTGTCAGATGTCGTGTGTGCTGGACCTGAGGACTTGAAGGACAAGCGCCTCAATGATATGACCAGCCTGCACAATGAGTGTATCTCAACAG ATTTCGTCCTCCATCAGTCCGTGGCATCAGAGTCTCTGTCTGTTGACACATTCAGCTACAAAAATGATGTCTATGTGGCTATTGCTGCTCCCAGTGCAGAAAGCTGTATGGTTTTCCAATGGGACCACATAGAAATGAACTTCAGGACTTATGATAACATAACAG GTCAGTCCATTGTGGGTTGCAAGTCACTTGTCATCCAGGACCAGGTATTTGTCATTGTAGCTCAACTCTTTGGTGGCTCCCACATCTACAAGTTTGATGAGGATCAAAGCAGGTTCAGCAAGTTCCAGGAAATTGAGGTGTCCAAGATCTCCAAGCCCAACGACATTGAGGCATTCCAGATTGGCCCTGACTGGTTCTTTGTGATTGCTGACAGCTCAAAAGCAGGCCTGTCCACCCTCTACAAATGGAATGATAAGGGTTTTTATTCATACCAGTCGCTGCATGAGTGGTATCGTGACACAGATGCAGAGTTCTTGGACTTGGATGGGAAGGCCCATCTTATCTTGGCAAGCCGCTCACAGGTGCCTGTGATCTACCAGTGGAGCCGGAGCAACCAGAAGTTTGTCTTGCAGGGCGAGATCCCCAACATGGAGGATGTAGTAGCTGTGAAGCACTTCCGGATCAAGGAGGAACTCTACCTGGCTATGACACGCTATATTGGTGACTCCAAAGTTCTACGATGGGGTGCCAAACAGTTTGCAGAGATTCAGGCCTTACCTTCAAGAGGCTCCATGATTCTTCAGCCGTTCGTTTTCAAAGAACGTTACTACCTGGCACTGGGAAGTGATTACACCTTCTCACAGATCTACCTGTGGGATGATGACAAGAAACTCTTTGACCGCTTCAAGGAGGTGTACATCCAGGCACCACGGTCTTTCACCGTGGTTTCCACTGACCGTCGGGACTTCATCTTTGCCTCTAGCTTTAAGGGAAACACACAGATCTTTGAGCACATCATTATTGACTTGAGCTTGTGA